From a single Collibacillus ludicampi genomic region:
- a CDS encoding purine-nucleoside phosphorylase: MEEARSYIASKIQIAPKVGLILGSGLGVLADEVEDAVEIPYSEIPHFPVSTVEGHASTFVFGKLSGTPVAVMKGRFHYYEGYTLSQVTFPVRVMKALGIETIVVTNAAGGIVPEWEAGDLMVIRDHLNLMFRNPLIGPNDDRLGPRFPDMSNAYAPELRTLAHEVAREQGLELREGVYVGLTGPSYETPAEIRMLRLLGGDAVGMSTVPEVIVANHMGIRVLGISCIANKAAGILDTPLSHDEVIEITKRIRSQFVALVREIVSRLK, from the coding sequence ATGGAAGAGGCACGTTCCTACATTGCATCCAAAATTCAAATCGCTCCGAAAGTAGGCCTTATACTGGGATCAGGACTCGGTGTATTGGCGGACGAAGTAGAGGATGCTGTAGAAATTCCGTACAGCGAAATTCCGCATTTTCCTGTTTCTACGGTCGAAGGGCACGCGAGTACATTCGTTTTCGGAAAGCTTTCGGGAACACCGGTTGCTGTCATGAAAGGTCGCTTTCACTACTATGAAGGGTATACGCTTTCACAGGTGACATTCCCAGTTCGTGTGATGAAGGCGCTCGGTATCGAGACGATCGTAGTTACCAACGCGGCGGGAGGCATTGTCCCGGAATGGGAAGCAGGCGATTTAATGGTGATCAGAGACCATTTGAATCTGATGTTCCGTAATCCATTGATCGGTCCGAACGACGATCGCTTGGGTCCTCGTTTTCCCGACATGTCAAACGCATACGCACCTGAATTGCGCACACTCGCGCATGAAGTGGCGCGAGAACAAGGGCTCGAATTGCGCGAGGGCGTTTACGTGGGATTGACCGGCCCCTCCTATGAGACGCCGGCAGAGATCCGTATGCTCCGTTTACTGGGCGGGGATGCGGTCGGGATGTCAACTGTTCCTGAAGTGATCGTGGCGAACCATATGGGAATTCGCGTATTGGGGATTTCTTGCATCGCCAATAAGGCGGCCGGAATTTTGGATACGCCTCTCAGCCATGATGAAGTGATCGAAATTACAAAGCGGATTCGCAGCCAATTCGTCGCTTTGGTACGTGAAATCGTATCCAGGTTGAAGTAA
- a CDS encoding phosphopentomutase, translated as MYRFNRIIFIVLDSCGIGEMYDAAEYGDTGANTLANIAKAVGGLRVPNLARLGLGRIHEIEGVSADVAMGCYGKMAEQSAGKDTTNGHWEMVGVRLEKPLPTYPDGFPRVIMDEFERRIGRKTLGNKPASGTEIIKELGDEHVRTGYPIVYTSGDSVFQIAAHEEVIPLEELYHMCEVARALLVGEHGVGRVIARPFVGKKGNYARTANRRDYSLNFGRTVLNELQEAGLDVIGIGKIEDIYGGSGITGGTHTNGNMDGVDKTLDYMNRVERGLIFTNLVDFDMLYGHRNDPKGFAKAIEDFDARLPEIEAMLRKDDLLILTADHGCDPTTESTDHTREFVPLLVYGKQTKQGVDLGTRETFADIGATIAENFGVPNPGIGTSFYKEIIKE; from the coding sequence TACCGGAGCGAATACGCTCGCAAACATAGCAAAAGCGGTTGGCGGGCTTCGTGTGCCCAACTTGGCGCGCTTGGGACTTGGACGCATCCATGAAATTGAAGGTGTTTCGGCAGATGTTGCGATGGGCTGTTACGGGAAAATGGCGGAACAATCTGCCGGAAAAGATACTACGAACGGGCACTGGGAAATGGTGGGCGTCCGTTTGGAAAAACCGTTGCCTACGTATCCGGACGGATTTCCACGCGTGATTATGGATGAATTTGAACGGCGAATCGGACGTAAGACCCTCGGAAATAAACCGGCGTCAGGTACTGAGATCATCAAGGAGCTTGGTGATGAACATGTACGAACGGGCTATCCAATCGTTTACACGTCGGGCGATTCTGTCTTCCAGATCGCTGCGCACGAGGAAGTCATTCCTCTCGAAGAGCTCTATCACATGTGTGAAGTTGCCCGAGCACTCCTCGTTGGAGAACATGGAGTAGGTCGGGTAATTGCTCGCCCATTCGTCGGTAAGAAAGGGAATTATGCGCGTACGGCAAACCGGCGCGATTATTCATTAAATTTCGGCCGCACAGTACTGAATGAGTTGCAAGAAGCGGGGTTGGATGTTATCGGGATCGGTAAAATCGAAGATATTTACGGAGGATCTGGCATCACGGGCGGCACGCATACGAATGGAAATATGGACGGTGTTGATAAAACACTCGATTATATGAATCGAGTAGAACGAGGATTAATATTTACAAATCTCGTGGATTTTGACATGTTGTACGGACATCGCAATGATCCCAAGGGGTTTGCGAAAGCGATCGAAGATTTTGACGCACGTTTGCCGGAGATAGAAGCCATGCTGCGGAAGGATGATCTTCTGATCTTGACTGCCGATCATGGGTGCGATCCGACGACGGAAAGTACAGATCATACGCGTGAGTTTGTTCCGCTTCTCGTTTACGGCAAACAAACGAAACAGGGGGTTGACCTTGGAACGCGTGAGACGTTCGCCGATATTGGGGCCACCATTGCAGAAAACTTCGGTGTCCCGAATCCTGGAATAGGGACGAGTTTTTATAAAGAAATCATCAAGGAATGA
- a CDS encoding purine-nucleoside phosphorylase, whose amino-acid sequence MLNYVAKIEEAVSYIQKQTDLVPEVGLILGSGLGVLADEIENPVIIDYKDIPHFPVSTVEGHAGKLVIGTLCGKVVIAMQGRFHFYEGYSQKEITMPVYVMRFLGCKTLVVTNACGGMNRAFAPGDLMLITDHINFTGDNPLIGVNDPKLGPRFPDMSQAYDRELVRLAETVALKQGVNVQKGVYIGISGPTYCTPSELIMLRNLGADALGMSTVPEVIVANHAGLRVLGIACITDMAIGEELEPLTHDRVVEVAERTRPKFINLVKGIIAEV is encoded by the coding sequence ATTTTGAATTACGTCGCTAAGATTGAAGAAGCCGTTTCATACATACAAAAGCAGACCGATCTGGTGCCTGAAGTAGGGCTGATCCTTGGCTCGGGTCTCGGTGTATTGGCTGACGAGATCGAAAATCCCGTGATCATCGATTATAAGGATATTCCTCATTTCCCCGTATCAACGGTCGAAGGTCATGCGGGAAAACTTGTAATTGGCACGCTTTGCGGCAAGGTCGTCATCGCCATGCAAGGTCGCTTTCATTTTTATGAAGGCTATTCGCAAAAAGAGATCACGATGCCCGTATATGTCATGCGCTTTTTGGGATGTAAAACGCTCGTGGTAACAAACGCATGCGGAGGGATGAACCGTGCGTTCGCACCGGGCGACTTGATGTTGATCACCGATCACATTAATTTTACAGGGGACAATCCGCTTATCGGTGTAAACGATCCGAAACTGGGTCCTCGTTTTCCCGATATGTCGCAAGCGTACGATCGGGAATTGGTCCGTTTGGCAGAAACGGTTGCATTGAAACAGGGAGTGAACGTGCAAAAAGGGGTTTACATTGGCATTTCTGGTCCCACGTATTGTACGCCGAGCGAGTTAATCATGCTGCGCAATTTGGGGGCCGATGCGCTTGGCATGTCGACCGTACCTGAAGTGATCGTCGCGAACCATGCGGGCCTACGGGTGTTAGGCATCGCTTGTATCACCGATATGGCGATCGGCGAGGAGCTGGAGCCCTTGACGCATGATCGCGTGGTGGAAGTGGCGGAACGAACGCGTCCGAAATTTATCAATCTGGTCAAAGGTATCATTGCCGAGGTGTAA